A part of Ziziphus jujuba cultivar Dongzao chromosome 8, ASM3175591v1 genomic DNA contains:
- the LOC107413576 gene encoding 3-ketoacyl-CoA synthase 19, whose product MEFIFMLIFLIPLLYAIFHLCNLLLKWRNSFCYMLAYQCYKPSDAEARKLDTESCVKIILRNKNLGLEEYRFLLKTMVKSGLGEETYGPRSIIEGREQNPSQVDSLSEMDDIFFDTLDGLFRKTKIPPSQIDILVVNVSLFSPMPSLSSRIVNRYRMRGDIKTFNLSGMGCSGSLVAIDLVQRLFKTYSNSNAIVVSSESLGPNWYCGKEKPMILANCLYRSGGCSMLLTNKPSLKNRAILKLKSVIRTHRGSSDEAYECSLQVEDEHGQRGFRLTKKIAKVAAKALAMNLQMQVRRVLPLRELIYYVAFSLFCQSKKSNIPSHETAARGGLNLKAGIDHFCVPPTENAVINGIGKGLGLNEYDLEPVRMALHRFGNTSSGGLWYVLGYMEAKKRLKKGDKILMISFGAGYECNNCVWEVVKDLDDKNVWKECIENYPPKDVINPYVEKYGWINDEYLSFVRFD is encoded by the coding sequence ATGGAGTTCATTTTCATGTTGATCTTTCTAATCCCACTACTCTATGCAATCTTCCATCTCTGCAACTTGCTTCTAAAATGGAGAAACTCATTCTGCTACATGCTAGCCTATCAATGCTACAAACCCTCCGACGCTGAAGCTAGAAAGCTCGACACAGAATCCTGCGTCAAAATAATCCTTCGGAACAAGAATCTCGGTCTGGAAGAGTACAGATTCCTTCTCAAGACCATGGTCAAGTCCGGACTCGGCGAAGAAACGTACggtccgagaagcatcatcgaAGGAAGGGAACAAAACCCTTCTCAGGTGGACTCTCTTTCCGAGATGGACGACATATTCTTCGACACGCTCGACGGTCTCTTTAGAAAGACGAAAATTCCTCCGTCGCAGATCGACATTCTCGTCGTCAATGTCTCATTATTCTCTCCCATGCCTTCCCTCTCATCCCGTATCGTAAACCGGTACAGAATGAGAGGCGATATCAAGACGTTCAACCTCTCCGGTATGGGCTGCAGTGGCAGCCTCGTCGCCATCGATCTCGTCCAGCGTTTGTTCAAGACGTACAGCAATTCCAACGCCATCGTCGTCAGCTCGGAGTCTCTGGGACCGAACTGGTATTGTGGCAAAGAAAAGCCGATGATACTCGCCAACTGTCTCTACCGATCAGGAGGATGCTCCATGCTTCTCACGAACAAGCCGAGTTTGAAAAACAGAGCTATACTGAAACTGAAAAGCGTGATCAGAACACACCGGGGTTCGTCCGATGAAGCATATGAATGCTCTTTACAAGTTGAAGATGAACACGGACAAAGAGGTTTCAGACTCACCAAAAAGATAGCAAAAGTTGCAGCCAAAGCTCTCGCTATGAATCTCCAAATGCAAGTACGTAGAGTTTTACCATTGAGGGAATTGATTTACTATGTtgcattttctcttttttgtcaAAGTAAGAAATCGAATATTCCTAGCCATGAAACTGCAGCAAGAGGAGGCTTGAATCTTAAAGCTGGGATTGATCATTTTTGTGTGCCTCCAACTGAAAATGCAGTGATTAATGGGATCGGTAAAGGTTTAGGACTGAACGAGTATGACCTTGAACCTGTTAGAATGGCACTTCACAGGTTTGGTAATACTTCATCAGGTGGGCTTTGGTATGTTTTAGGTTATATGGAAGCAAAGAAGAGGTTAAAGAAAGGAGATAAGATTTTGATGATAAGCTTTGGAGCAGGTTATGAATGTAATAATTGTGTTTGGGAGGTGGTGAAAGATTTGGATGATAAGAATGTTTGGAAAGAGTGCATAGAAAATTACCCTCCAAAAGATGTGATAAACCCTTACGTGGAGAAGTATGGTTGGATCAATGATGAGTATTTGAGCTTTGTTAGGTTTGACTAA